The following proteins are encoded in a genomic region of Hippopotamus amphibius kiboko isolate mHipAmp2 chromosome 8, mHipAmp2.hap2, whole genome shotgun sequence:
- the METTL8 gene encoding tRNA N(3)-methylcytidine methyltransferase METTL8, mitochondrial isoform X3, which produces MWDHMQWSKEEEETARKKVEENSAVRVLLEEQVKYESEASKYWDTFYKIHKDKFFKDRNWLLREFPEILPVGQKTGEKVEELSWNHIKINAANCFSRMYCPTMPEEKNHYKESSGSSDGQSKVGPDFSNVDCKEHRKESLKTESFPGSNATFRILEVGCGAGNSVFPILNTLQNAPESFLYCCDFASGAVELVKSHTSYRAAQCCAFVHDVCDDGLPYPFPDGILDVILLVFVLSSIHPDRMQGVVNRLSQLLKPGGMLLFRDYGRYDKTQLRFKRGHCLSENFYVRGDGTRAYFFTKGEVHDMFCKAGLDEKQNLVDRRLQVNRKKKVKMHRVWVQGKFQKPLHDSKKLHIGIFTPVSWLNHVSC; this is translated from the exons GGATCACATGCAGTggtcaaaagaagaagaagaaacggccagaaaaaaagtagaggaaaacTCAGCTGTGCGAGTCCTTTTGGAAGAGCAAG ttAAGTATGAGAGTGAAGCTAGTAAATATTGGGACACATTTTACAAGATTCATAAGGATAAGTTTTTCAAAGATCGTAATTGGCTCTTGAGGGAATTTCCTGAAATTCTTCCAGTTGGTCAAAAAACTGGAGAGAAGGTAGAAGAATTATCATGGAATCACATAAAAATTAATGCTGCAAATTGTTTCTCAAGAATGTACTGCCCTACTAtgcctgaagaaaaaaatcattataaagAAAGTTCTGGCTCATCAGATGGTCAAAGCAAAGTAGGACCTGATTTTTCCAATGTAGACTGTAAAGAACACAGAAAAGAATCTCTGAAGACTGAATCATTTCCTGGTAGCAATGCTACTTTCAGAATCCTAGAG gTTGGCTGTGGTGCTGGGAATAGTGTTTTTCCAATTCTGAACACTTTGCA GAATGCTCCAGAATCCTTTCTTTATTGTTGTGATTTTGCTTCTGGAGCTGTGGAACTAGTAAAG TCGCACACATCATACAGAGCAGCCCAGTGCTGTGCCTTTGTTCATGACGTTTGTGACGATGGCTTACCCTACCCTTTTCCAGATGGGATCCTGGATGTCATTCTCCTTGTCTTTGTGCTCTCTTCTATTCATCCCGACAG GATGCAAGGTGTTGTAAACCGACTGTCCCAGTTACTGAAACCTGGGGGGATGCTGTTATTTCGGGACTATGGAAGATATGATAAGACTCAGCTTCGTTTTAAAAGGG ggcattgtttatctgaaaactTTTATGTTCGAGGAGATGGTACCAGAGCATATTTCTTTACAAAAG GGGAAGTCCACGATATGTTCTGCAAGGCTGGGTTAGATGAGAAGCAAAATCTGGTTGATCGTCGCTTACAagttaataggaaaaaaaaagtgaaaatgcacCGAGTGTGGGTTCAAGGCAAATTCCAGAAACCATTACACGACTCAAAAAAACTCCACATTGGTATTTTCACTCCTGTCTCATGGCTGAACCATGTATCATGTTAA
- the METTL8 gene encoding tRNA N(3)-methylcytidine methyltransferase METTL8, mitochondrial isoform X4 has product MQWSKEEEETARKKVEENSAVRVLLEEQVKYESEASKYWDTFYKIHKDKFFKDRNWLLREFPEILPVGQKTGEKVEELSWNHIKINAANCFSRMYCPTMPEEKNHYKESSGSSDGQSKVGPDFSNVDCKEHRKESLKTESFPGSNATFRILEVGCGAGNSVFPILNTLQNAPESFLYCCDFASGAVELVKSHTSYRAAQCCAFVHDVCDDGLPYPFPDGILDVILLVFVLSSIHPDRMQGVVNRLSQLLKPGGMLLFRDYGRYDKTQLRFKRGHCLSENFYVRGDGTRAYFFTKGEVHDMFCKAGLDEKQNLVDRRLQVNRKKKVKMHRVWVQGKFQKPLHDSKKLHIGIFTPVSWLNHVSC; this is encoded by the exons ATGCAGTggtcaaaagaagaagaagaaacggccagaaaaaaagtagaggaaaacTCAGCTGTGCGAGTCCTTTTGGAAGAGCAAG ttAAGTATGAGAGTGAAGCTAGTAAATATTGGGACACATTTTACAAGATTCATAAGGATAAGTTTTTCAAAGATCGTAATTGGCTCTTGAGGGAATTTCCTGAAATTCTTCCAGTTGGTCAAAAAACTGGAGAGAAGGTAGAAGAATTATCATGGAATCACATAAAAATTAATGCTGCAAATTGTTTCTCAAGAATGTACTGCCCTACTAtgcctgaagaaaaaaatcattataaagAAAGTTCTGGCTCATCAGATGGTCAAAGCAAAGTAGGACCTGATTTTTCCAATGTAGACTGTAAAGAACACAGAAAAGAATCTCTGAAGACTGAATCATTTCCTGGTAGCAATGCTACTTTCAGAATCCTAGAG gTTGGCTGTGGTGCTGGGAATAGTGTTTTTCCAATTCTGAACACTTTGCA GAATGCTCCAGAATCCTTTCTTTATTGTTGTGATTTTGCTTCTGGAGCTGTGGAACTAGTAAAG TCGCACACATCATACAGAGCAGCCCAGTGCTGTGCCTTTGTTCATGACGTTTGTGACGATGGCTTACCCTACCCTTTTCCAGATGGGATCCTGGATGTCATTCTCCTTGTCTTTGTGCTCTCTTCTATTCATCCCGACAG GATGCAAGGTGTTGTAAACCGACTGTCCCAGTTACTGAAACCTGGGGGGATGCTGTTATTTCGGGACTATGGAAGATATGATAAGACTCAGCTTCGTTTTAAAAGGG ggcattgtttatctgaaaactTTTATGTTCGAGGAGATGGTACCAGAGCATATTTCTTTACAAAAG GGGAAGTCCACGATATGTTCTGCAAGGCTGGGTTAGATGAGAAGCAAAATCTGGTTGATCGTCGCTTACAagttaataggaaaaaaaaagtgaaaatgcacCGAGTGTGGGTTCAAGGCAAATTCCAGAAACCATTACACGACTCAAAAAAACTCCACATTGGTATTTTCACTCCTGTCTCATGGCTGAACCATGTATCATGTTAA